The window GAAGCTATTGAAACCTTTCGTTGGCGTACAGGGCACTATCCCAGAGTCGTTCATGCTGATGCCATCTTTCGAACCCGGGCTAATCTTGAATATTGCAAACAAAGAGGCATTCGGTTAAGTGGACCGCGGCTGGGACGCCCTAAGATCAAGCAACTAAAAGCCCAGAAAAGACTGGAACGAATGGATAGTCGAATCCGTAACGCTATTGAAGGTAGATTTGGTGTAGGAAAACGCCGGTATGGGTTGGGCCGTATTATGGCTAGGCTTCAGGTAACCAGCGAAACTGTGATCCATCTACAATTCTTGGTAATGAACTTAGAACGAAAGCTCCGGCTTCTTTTTACCCATTTTTGGCGGTCGCCTTTTCGGTTGTCAAAGTTCTTCTTTTCTGTTCCTGCTTGCGTTTTTCAGTAAGCCCTAATTAAGTTCGCAGTTTCTAAAATGAGGGTGCTAGGTTATGGAAAAAATAAAAGTATTAAGTATCTTTGGAACGAGGCCGGAAGCAATAAAAATGGCGCCACTGGTCAAGGAAATGGAAAAAGAAGATAAGATTGAGAGTTATGTTTGTATTACTGCTCAGCATAGGGAAATGCTGGACCAGGTTCTAGAGATCTTTGAGATAAAACCGGATTATGACTTAAATATTATGGAACAAAGGCAAGATTTAGTTACCATCATCACCAAGGCTTTGGAAGGTTTGTACCAAGTGATCAATGGATTAAAACCTGATTTGGTGCTGGTTCATGGCGATACTTCGACGACTTTTGCCGGGGCTTTGGCGGCCTTTTATAATAAAATACCGGTCGGACATGTAGAGGCAGGACTGCGTACGTACGATAAATATTCTCCATATCCGGAGGAGATTAATAGAGTTCTTACCGGTAAGATAGCTGAAATCCACTTTGCCCCGACGCTTCGAAATAAAGAAAACCTCATCAAAGAAAATGTAAAAGAAGGTATTTATGTAACTGGGAATACAGTAATCGACGCCTTAAAGTATACGGTTGACACAAATTATGTTTTTAAAGATCCGCAGCTGAAGGAGATTGATTTTGGTAATGGAAAACATATCTTACTGACTGCTCATCGAAGGGAGAATTTAGGAGAGCGCCTCGGGAATATTTGTAGAGCAGTAAAAAGGCTGGTCGAGAATTTTGAAGATCTGGTTGTTATTTACCCTGTACATTTGAATCCGGCGGTTAGGGAAACAGTGAATTCCATTCTCGGAGGAATAAAGCGGGTGCTTTTAATTGACCCCATTGATGTGCAGGATATGCACAATCTGATGTATAAAAGTTATTTGGTTATGACCGATTCCGGAGGATTACAGGAGGAAGCCCCGTCTTTAGGCAAGCCTGTCCTAGTACTACGGACCGAAACGGAAAGACCGGAGGCCGTAGAGGCTGGGACGGTAAAATTGGCCGGAGTCAACGAGGATGATATTTATAATATGGCTTATCAACTTTTGACTGATAAAAATACGTATGAAACCATGGCGCAAGCGGTAAATCCGTATGGCGATGGTAATGCTTCAAGAAGAATAGTGCAGGCAATTTTGCATAAATTTGGCTTTGGGGCTCGGCCGGAAGATTTTCGAGTAGAAACTCACCAAAAAATGGGAATAATTAAGAAAGGGAAGTGATGAAAAACATGAGTCAGATAGTTCAACCCCAATTTCACTATGAGTATGAAGATGAAATTAGTTTGATGGATATCTTGCTTATTTTAAAGGAATCTTGGAAGTTAATTGCCGTTATCTTTCTGATTACGGTTATTGTTGCTGGTAGTGTTACATATTTCTTTATCCCGAAGAAATACCGGTGTTATACCTTATTCACCCTCGAGGCCGAAGGAATGTTTGCTACTAATTTTGGCCAAGTTCAAATGGTCAGAGATGTGATTCTTTCAAATCATTTTTTAAAAGGCATTTTGGAAAAGGCGGGAATGGAGACGGACCAAGGAAAAATTGATGAATTGCGGAGTGCATTAACGATCAGCGCTACAGAGGCGAAAAACATCCGGATGCAAATCATCTGGGATGATCCCGAAACATCTTATGAACTTCTAAGTCTGGTTAAAAATACATACCATGATCAAGTTGCAGAACGGATTAAGGTTTATACCATGAACAGGCTAAGGGTCGCGGAGGGAAATTTCAATCGAAATAAAGAAGTGTTTGAGCAGATAAATAAGGCGCTGGCTGATTTCCAAAAGCGAAATAACCTGGTTACCCTTCCCCAAAATTTAGCCATTTCGGATCAATATTATCTTGATTACAAAGGACAATTGACAGTTTCCCCCGAAAGTATAGCCGAATATGAAAAACTGGTGGCTGAACATGCTGCGGCGAAAGTTAATTATACCAAGGCATACGGGATTTTGGATGATATTCGCCGGGAAGTTGAAATCGAGCGAAATTTTACATTTGTCACAATTGAACCGCCGGTCTTCCCGGAACACAAGTATTCTCCTTCCGTAGCCAAGAACACGGCTATTGCCGGAGTTTTGGGGCTCTTTGCCGGTGTCATGTTCGCCTTTTTCCGGGAATATATTAAGCAATACCAAAAGCGTGAACTGGTTGAAAGCACTAGCCACCTTGTCGATAAATAAACGGTCAGGCATCAACGAAAGATGTCGAGGATATTTTAAATAATTTGAGCGGGAGCAAATTTTCATGAAAAGAGTGATCACCTACGGAACTTTTGATCTATTACATTATGGACATATAAATCTATTGAAGAGGGCCAAAGAATTGGGCGATTATTTGGTTGTGGCATTATCAACCGATGAATTTAACTGGAAGGAAAAACATAAAAAGTCATACTTTACTTATGAACAAAGAAAGCAGTTATTGGAGGCCATTCGCTATGTAGACCTGGTTATCCCTGAGGAATCATGGGAACAGAAAATCTCGGATATTCAGAAGTACAATATTGATGTTTTTGTAATTGGTGATGATTGGGAGGGTAAATTTGATTATCTGAAAGAATATTGCGAAGTTATCTATTTGCCAAGAACCCCGGAGATATCAACAACGCAAATAAAAATGGATATATTGCGGGAACAAAAGAGTTAAATCACCTTTTAACCTTTAAACTGTGCAGTCCGGTAAACAAAAAAGAGTCTTTTCCAATGTTGGAAGAAGACTCTTTATTTTTCCCACTACCAGCTGATTTGTGCCGTGAAGGTAATCTCCGGCCGGAGGGCCACGGCCCCCGGTTGATGGTCGTTATTGGTGATCCGGGCTAAACTCATGGTCAGTGTGACCTGGTCGGCAAGGCCCATCCGTTTGGTGGCGGTGAGGGCAAGTTGGTCCGTGGTCTCGACGGTACCGGTCAAAAAGACTTCGGCCTGACCGGGCTGGCCGGACCACTGGTCGCCGATGCGGCCTTCCCCCTGGCGTTTGCGGTTGTATGCTAAGGCGAAGGTCCAGATCTCATTGCCGGTAGTGACCAGTTCCAGATTGAGCAAGTCGCTGTCGGGACCCAAGGGGCCGCCCAGGAGGTGTCCTTTATAGGTATAGGTGAAAAAGGGATCTTCGGTCGTGTAGGTGTACTGGTTGATGCGGGTGTATTCGGTGTAAAACTTCAGCCCATTAATCCCGAGCGGGCGGTTCCATTCGCCCCCCGCTTGGTAGCCGACCTTCCAGGGTTTGTGGTTGCCGGTTTGAGCGTCCCCCTTCGTAAAGGCCGTACCATCCAGCCAAGCGGGCAGGGGGCGCTCGTCGATCAGGTAACCACCGTAAAGCTTAAAGTTTGGCCCCAGATGGAGAGTCAAATCGACTTCGGCCCTGATTTTCAGGGCTTTTTCGCCGGCCGCTGCGTCAAGATAGTGGTCGTCGAACAGTTGATAGACGGCGACTGGGACCAGGGGGATGGGCAGGTAATAATAGTCCGGCACCCCCTTCTTGACGAGGGCGGTTTCGCCAAAACCAAAGGTAAAAGGACCCAAATCATAGGTGGCCCTTTGGCCCAGTAAAATACGGAATTCATCGTGCAATGGGACCCAGGCATAGAGTTTTTTGTAGGTCAACCGTTTGGTGGAAAAAGCATAGGCAATCTGGTCGAGGCCTTCGGCGGTCAGCCCATCCCCCAAGGGGGCAAGGAGCGGAAAGGCGTAGCGCCCCGGCCCGAAGGAGTTCAATTGGCGCCCTATGGTCAGGTGAAGACTTCCGATCCCAAGGTCAAGACCGCCTTCTTTCAATCCAAAGCTGGTTTCGTTCTGTTCCAGTTCCAGTTGGGTATAGAGCCAGGGGTGGAAAAAGAGGGTTACCGGGCCAAGTTGAAACTGGTTGTTGCTCAATATGGTAAGGCCTTCGTTATTGAGCTGAAAAACGAGGTCATTGGCCTGGCTGACTTCGGAAATGCTCAATAA of the Capillibacterium thermochitinicola genome contains:
- a CDS encoding transposase → EAIETFRWRTGHYPRVVHADAIFRTRANLEYCKQRGIRLSGPRLGRPKIKQLKAQKRLERMDSRIRNAIEGRFGVGKRRYGLGRIMARLQVTSETVIHLQFLVMNLERKLRLLFTHFWRSPFRLSKFFFSVPACVFQ
- the wecB gene encoding non-hydrolyzing UDP-N-acetylglucosamine 2-epimerase — translated: MEKIKVLSIFGTRPEAIKMAPLVKEMEKEDKIESYVCITAQHREMLDQVLEIFEIKPDYDLNIMEQRQDLVTIITKALEGLYQVINGLKPDLVLVHGDTSTTFAGALAAFYNKIPVGHVEAGLRTYDKYSPYPEEINRVLTGKIAEIHFAPTLRNKENLIKENVKEGIYVTGNTVIDALKYTVDTNYVFKDPQLKEIDFGNGKHILLTAHRRENLGERLGNICRAVKRLVENFEDLVVIYPVHLNPAVRETVNSILGGIKRVLLIDPIDVQDMHNLMYKSYLVMTDSGGLQEEAPSLGKPVLVLRTETERPEAVEAGTVKLAGVNEDDIYNMAYQLLTDKNTYETMAQAVNPYGDGNASRRIVQAILHKFGFGARPEDFRVETHQKMGIIKKGK
- a CDS encoding Wzz/FepE/Etk N-terminal domain-containing protein, giving the protein MKNMSQIVQPQFHYEYEDEISLMDILLILKESWKLIAVIFLITVIVAGSVTYFFIPKKYRCYTLFTLEAEGMFATNFGQVQMVRDVILSNHFLKGILEKAGMETDQGKIDELRSALTISATEAKNIRMQIIWDDPETSYELLSLVKNTYHDQVAERIKVYTMNRLRVAEGNFNRNKEVFEQINKALADFQKRNNLVTLPQNLAISDQYYLDYKGQLTVSPESIAEYEKLVAEHAAAKVNYTKAYGILDDIRREVEIERNFTFVTIEPPVFPEHKYSPSVAKNTAIAGVLGLFAGVMFAFFREYIKQYQKRELVESTSHLVDK
- the tagD gene encoding glycerol-3-phosphate cytidylyltransferase translates to MKRVITYGTFDLLHYGHINLLKRAKELGDYLVVALSTDEFNWKEKHKKSYFTYEQRKQLLEAIRYVDLVIPEESWEQKISDIQKYNIDVFVIGDDWEGKFDYLKEYCEVIYLPRTPEISTTQIKMDILREQKS